The genomic segment TTTAGAATTTGGAAGTGGACCTTTTAAGGATCATTGGATAAGATCATTTGTATAAATtaatgagaagagaaaaatcGTAGGAACATGTACATGTCCTTCAAAATATAAgcaatatattttgaaacgtgCATGCCCTTCATACTAAGCAATAGTATATGTCATCATATAGTTTGCTAGCTCAGTTGCAATGTTCCAGCATtgttatcaaatttttttttttgggtataaaaGTATCATTACATATCTAAGTACATAATTACTATTTTACtaatggtaaatatatatatatatatatatataaatcaaaaagaaaatttgaaagaacaaataaaactgaAGGAAAGACAAACCCTCAACAACTGAAATTGAAGTCAGAAATGCAATCGAAACTTTAATGGGCTTCAGTAACGTTATATGGGCTGTACATTATAGTGGCCCAGGAAACATTAACCTCAAAACTTGGGAAACCCTAATATAAGAGCTAACCCTAGTCTTTCACTCCCTCGGCCTCATCTTTCATCAAACTATTCGCCGTTCGCTCCTCCCTCGCCGTCGAAGTCGAAGCCGAAGTCATCATGGTACATCTTTCTTCTCTGCTCTTCTATCTCTCCATCCGTCTCCgtaatttctcttttcttttgtctgaaTCGTTGTTTTTCGTTTCGCTGGTTACAGGCGCCGAAGAAGGATAAGGTTCCGCCGCCGTCATCGAAGCCGGCGAAATCCGGAGGtggaaagcagaagaagaaggttcgtTTCTTCACAAGCGATTTATCTATTATATGAAtagaatttttaggttttattggAATGTACAAAGATCTGATTTCGGAGTTTGTCCTGTTTATGTGAACTGTGATGTTTTGAAATGATTTAAGCCTGCCTAGATTTGTTTTGCAATGGATATATTGTTGTTGGTGCTTACAACGTTGATCTGTTTTGATGGTAATGAAAAAATAACAGAAGTGGAGCAAGGGAAAGCAAAAGGAGAAGGTGAACAACATGGTGTTGTTTGATCAAGCTACTTATGACAAGCTTCTCACTGAAGCTCCCAAGTTCAAGCACATCACCCCTTCCATCCTCTCTGACCGTCTGAGGGTATATACATACTTCTTACTTGTTGTTGattcattttacattttcgtATCTTAAATTCATAGTTCTTATCTCTTTCTAGTTTATTTAATGTTACATATAAGTATCCGGAATCTGTTAGTTAAGTAGTGAATATATGTTGAGTGTGGTATAATATGTTATACTCTTGAGTCTAGATAAGTTCTTTGTTTCAAGCAATTTTATAGGAATCTACACTGTATGATGTTGGCTGTTCACGAAGCATGAGATGGTTCTTCGTTTCctcatagtttttatatattttgtaggaCTGCTATCTAAGTTCATATTTATGTAGTAATAGTTGTCGATCTTGAGCTTGTCTAGAAACATATTTTTCTGTTGTCTCTTCGTTTTTGGTTCTGTCTTTCAAAAGAATAATGTTGTGTACCGCGTTGAACAATACAGATAAATGGGTCTCTTGCAAGGAGGGCCATTAGGGAGCTAATGGCTAAAGGTTTGATCAGGATGGTCGCTGCTCACTCGAGCCAGCAGATCTACACTCGTGCCACCAACACCTAAGATGTTTGGTTCTTGATCCGGCTTGGTCgtcatttgtttttcttacctCCTGTTTGTTTGATTCGTCAGAAACTCATTAGAATCTTTGTTTCGTACTCCGTTTTTGAGATACATGGCTATTTAAAACCGCATTGAGACTTCTAAAATTCA from the Camelina sativa cultivar DH55 chromosome 12, Cs, whole genome shotgun sequence genome contains:
- the LOC104729228 gene encoding 40S ribosomal protein S25-4, giving the protein MAPKKDKVPPPSSKPAKSGGGKQKKKKWSKGKQKEKVNNMVLFDQATYDKLLTEAPKFKHITPSILSDRLRINGSLARRAIRELMAKGLIRMVAAHSSQQIYTRATNT